One region of Halomonas huangheensis genomic DNA includes:
- a CDS encoding ABC transporter substrate-binding protein, translated as MVLPVMMASAQAADPVVVSSKIDTEGSVLGQIILQSLVDAGIEVEERLQLGGTSIVRSALINGEIDIYPEYTGNGAFFHDMADSPVWHDAKQAYATVQEKDAEQDLVWLTPASANNTYAISLRGDVARDNQLTTLDDVAGYINDGGAFKLAGSTEFVESAFALPAFEEAYGFDLEDDQLLVLSGGNTAATMRAAAQQTSGVNAAMTYGTDGGLQALDLVVMEDTRGVQPVYQPAPVVRREVLEAYPEIADTLAPVFESLDLETLQRLNGDVAVNGYDPAQVAADYLATLDD; from the coding sequence ATGGTCCTGCCGGTCATGATGGCATCCGCCCAGGCTGCGGACCCGGTAGTGGTCTCGTCGAAAATCGATACTGAAGGCTCGGTGCTTGGCCAGATCATTCTGCAGAGCCTGGTGGATGCTGGTATCGAGGTGGAGGAGCGTCTTCAACTAGGCGGAACCAGTATCGTTCGCTCCGCGCTGATCAACGGCGAAATCGACATATACCCGGAGTACACCGGCAACGGTGCCTTCTTCCATGATATGGCTGATAGTCCAGTCTGGCATGATGCGAAACAGGCTTATGCCACGGTCCAGGAGAAGGACGCTGAGCAGGACCTGGTGTGGTTGACCCCCGCGTCGGCCAACAACACCTATGCCATCAGTCTGCGCGGTGACGTTGCCCGTGACAATCAACTGACAACACTCGACGACGTTGCTGGCTATATCAATGATGGTGGCGCATTCAAGCTGGCGGGCAGCACCGAATTCGTGGAGTCGGCATTTGCCTTGCCGGCTTTTGAGGAAGCCTATGGCTTCGATCTCGAGGATGATCAGTTACTGGTGCTTTCCGGAGGCAACACCGCTGCGACCATGCGCGCGGCAGCGCAACAGACCAGTGGCGTAAATGCCGCGATGACCTACGGCACTGATGGTGGACTCCAGGCATTGGATCTGGTCGTGATGGAGGATACCCGTGGCGTGCAACCGGTCTATCAGCCGGCCCCAGTGGTGCGTCGTGAGGTTCTCGAGGCCTATCCCGAGATCGCGGACACACTGGCTCCGGTATTCGAGTCTCTCGACCTGGAAACTCTACAGCGGCTCAATGGGGATGTGGCGGTCAACGGATATGATCCTGCTCAGGTGGCCGCCGACTACCTGGCCACACTCGACGACTGA
- a CDS encoding 2-oxo acid dehydrogenase subunit E2 has translation MGAVAETAAEGSAERRVDFILPDIGEGIVECEIVEWHARAGDTIEEDQRLVDVMTDKALVEITAPEHGVVAELYVAQGQMARVHSPLFAYITEGGSDASGATNSTDRGSGTAVGSHKPDSHGASSSSPLSSSPLSNTPTPKNRYGRTPASPAVRRMVREHHLRLEEIPGSGRDGRVLKEDVLGWLENGQGGEKRSSNKVCAADQHRAGDTSPGRVEPLPTRVEPLKGIRAAMARQMVASASTIPHFQYGEEFDITELLALRERLKPRAEARELRLTLMPFFMKAMALAVTEYPLLNARLANDASEIHYQSGCNIGMAVDGKAGLMVPNVKGVEGLSLLDIAAEVQRLTAAAREGRVSQQDLSGGTISISNIGALGGTYAAPIINAPEVAIVAIGKTQWLPRFNEQDEVVKRAILTVTWAGDHRLLDGGTIARFCNSWKGYLEQPESMLLEMR, from the coding sequence TTGGGTGCCGTCGCTGAAACCGCTGCAGAAGGTTCGGCAGAGCGCCGTGTAGATTTTATCCTGCCGGATATCGGTGAAGGGATCGTCGAGTGCGAGATCGTTGAATGGCATGCAAGAGCCGGCGATACCATTGAAGAAGATCAGCGACTGGTCGATGTGATGACCGACAAGGCGCTGGTCGAGATTACTGCGCCTGAGCATGGCGTCGTTGCTGAGTTGTATGTCGCTCAGGGCCAGATGGCCAGAGTGCACTCGCCACTCTTTGCGTATATTACTGAAGGTGGTAGCGATGCCTCAGGAGCCACGAACTCAACAGATCGCGGATCTGGCACGGCTGTAGGCTCGCATAAGCCTGATTCGCATGGAGCTTCTTCGAGCAGCCCGTTGTCGAGCAGCCCATTGTCGAACACTCCCACGCCGAAAAATCGTTATGGTCGTACGCCGGCGAGTCCAGCGGTACGCCGAATGGTTCGTGAGCACCATCTCCGGTTGGAAGAGATTCCTGGTAGTGGGCGTGATGGTCGGGTACTAAAGGAAGATGTGCTTGGCTGGTTGGAAAATGGACAAGGAGGTGAGAAGCGCTCCAGCAACAAGGTCTGTGCTGCCGATCAGCATCGGGCGGGTGACACTTCTCCTGGTCGCGTCGAGCCCCTGCCCACTCGCGTCGAGCCCCTGAAAGGTATTCGGGCTGCCATGGCACGCCAGATGGTGGCCTCGGCCAGTACTATTCCGCACTTCCAGTATGGTGAGGAATTCGATATCACTGAGCTGTTGGCACTGAGGGAGCGATTGAAGCCTCGTGCCGAAGCCCGCGAGCTGCGCCTGACGCTGATGCCGTTTTTCATGAAAGCCATGGCCCTGGCGGTGACCGAGTACCCGCTACTGAATGCACGCCTGGCCAACGACGCCAGCGAGATCCACTACCAGTCCGGGTGCAATATCGGTATGGCCGTGGATGGCAAGGCGGGCTTGATGGTCCCCAATGTCAAGGGCGTAGAAGGGCTCAGCCTGTTGGATATCGCAGCGGAGGTACAGCGTCTGACAGCGGCGGCACGTGAAGGCCGTGTCAGTCAGCAGGACCTGAGTGGTGGCACCATCAGCATTTCCAATATTGGTGCTCTTGGGGGAACCTACGCTGCACCGATCATCAATGCGCCAGAAGTCGCCATCGTTGCGATCGGCAAGACGCAATGGTTGCCGCGTTTCAATGAGCAGGATGAGGTGGTCAAGCGGGCGATCCTCACCGTGACCTGGGCCGGCGATCATCGCTTGCTGGATGGCGGCACCATTGCACGCTTCTGCAACAGCTGGAAGGGTTATCTGGAGCAGCCCGAAAGCATGCTGCTGGAAATGAGGTAG
- the csiR gene encoding DNA-binding transcriptional regulator CsiR, which translates to MEHLPRQNLAISAYQSLKKDIIRGVYAPGEKLLMARLKQRYDLGVGPMREALSQLVAERLVVAISQRGYRVAPMSLAELTDIYDARAQLEGLMLELAIERGDDSWEAEILATAHTLSKVVEVTSAEEQLDLWDARHKAYHTAIVAGCRSPHLMQVRDSLFDQVERYRHLWLCETVFSSAALQAKREEHAALTEAVLSRDRSRARRMMREHLMTPVPIITEVMERQGLS; encoded by the coding sequence ATGGAACATTTGCCCAGACAGAACCTGGCTATCAGTGCCTATCAAAGCCTGAAGAAGGATATTATTCGCGGCGTCTACGCCCCCGGTGAAAAACTGCTGATGGCACGCCTCAAGCAGCGCTACGATCTAGGTGTCGGTCCCATGCGTGAAGCGCTGTCGCAACTGGTGGCAGAGCGGCTGGTGGTTGCCATCAGTCAACGTGGCTACCGCGTCGCGCCTATGTCACTGGCAGAACTGACGGACATCTATGATGCTCGCGCCCAACTCGAGGGTCTGATGCTCGAACTGGCTATCGAACGCGGCGATGACAGTTGGGAAGCGGAGATTCTCGCTACAGCTCATACGCTATCCAAGGTGGTCGAAGTCACCAGCGCCGAAGAACAGCTGGACCTGTGGGACGCTCGTCACAAGGCGTATCACACAGCAATTGTCGCCGGCTGTCGCTCGCCACACCTGATGCAGGTCCGTGACTCGCTGTTCGATCAAGTGGAACGCTACCGTCATCTGTGGCTATGCGAGACGGTGTTCTCCAGCGCAGCGTTGCAAGCCAAGCGCGAGGAGCATGCAGCGCTGACCGAAGCGGTCCTGTCGCGCGACCGCTCCAGGGCACGACGCATGATGCGCGAACACTTGATGACACCGGTACCGATCATTACCGAGGTCATGGAGCGACAGGGGCTGTCCTGA
- a CDS encoding alpha-ketoacid dehydrogenase subunit beta: MATINMLQAINQALDIAMAEDERVLCFGEDVGSFGGVFRATSHLQEKYGKARCFNTPLVEQGIVGFANGLAAQGSVPVAEIQFADYIFPAFDQIVNETAKFRYRSGDLFNVGGLTIRAPYGGGISGGHYHSQSPEAYFAHTPGIKIVVPRNPYEAKGLLLASIRDPDPVLFFEPKRLYRAAVGEVPEEDYQLPIGEAEVTKEGSDITLVGWGAQMEVIDKAVELAEKEGISCEVIDLRSILPWDEDTIAESVLKTGRLVITHEAPRTGGFAAEISAAIQERCFLYLESPIERVTGLDTPFPLTLEKEYLPDHLKILEAIRASVNF, from the coding sequence ATGGCGACCATCAATATGCTGCAGGCGATCAATCAGGCACTGGATATCGCCATGGCCGAAGATGAACGGGTGTTGTGTTTCGGTGAAGATGTCGGCAGCTTTGGCGGGGTTTTCCGGGCAACCAGTCATCTTCAGGAAAAGTACGGCAAGGCCCGTTGCTTCAATACACCACTGGTCGAACAGGGCATCGTCGGCTTTGCCAATGGTCTCGCGGCGCAAGGATCGGTGCCGGTTGCCGAGATCCAGTTTGCCGATTATATCTTTCCGGCCTTCGACCAGATCGTCAACGAGACTGCCAAGTTCCGCTATCGCTCCGGCGATCTGTTCAATGTCGGTGGCCTGACCATTCGCGCGCCTTATGGCGGCGGTATTTCCGGCGGCCATTATCATTCACAGTCACCAGAAGCCTATTTTGCGCACACGCCTGGCATCAAGATTGTGGTGCCGCGTAATCCCTATGAAGCCAAGGGCTTGCTGCTGGCGTCGATCCGCGACCCCGATCCGGTGTTGTTCTTCGAACCCAAGCGTCTGTATCGCGCTGCAGTGGGAGAAGTGCCCGAAGAGGACTATCAACTTCCCATTGGCGAGGCTGAAGTCACCAAGGAGGGTAGTGACATCACCCTCGTAGGTTGGGGTGCGCAGATGGAAGTCATCGACAAGGCGGTAGAGCTTGCCGAGAAGGAAGGCATTTCCTGCGAGGTCATCGACCTGCGTAGTATTCTTCCCTGGGATGAGGACACCATCGCCGAGTCAGTGCTCAAGACCGGACGTCTGGTGATTACCCATGAAGCCCCTCGCACCGGTGGCTTTGCCGCCGAGATTTCCGCGGCCATTCAGGAGCGCTGTTTTCTGTACCTGGAATCACCCATTGAACGGGTGACAGGGCTGGATACGCCTTTCCCGCTGACGTTGGAAAAGGAATATCTACCCGATCATCTCAAGATTCTTGAAGCCATTCGTGCCTCAGTGAACTTCTGA
- a CDS encoding thiamine pyrophosphate-dependent dehydrogenase E1 component subunit alpha has protein sequence MTTTARTHQPEFLSGDEFSIPTYGVLAQDGSLYEGADEPDLDKAKALRIYHSMIVTRVLDERMLAAQRQGRLSFYMQCTGEEAAVIGSAAALDDDDMIMAQYREQGALAYRGFTFDEFMNQLFGNEMDYGKGRQMPIHYGSRKLHYMTISSPLATQIPQATGYAYGQKLAGEGLCTIVYFGEGAASEGDFHAALNMAAVHEAPVIFFCRNNGYAISTPSVEQFAADGVAPRAFGYRMHVIRVDGNDILAVYRATQRARELAVKDNKPVLIEAMTYRLAAHSSSDDPSGYRSRKEEEVWRDKDPIRRMRSWLEHKGWWDDDQEKSLQERLRAEVLETMKRAEKRPPPPLDSLVTDVYADVTPALQRQLDQLKWHIRRHPEAYPRGARSLDPVLASADNTDDQGGE, from the coding sequence ATGACCACGACCGCACGGACTCACCAACCGGAGTTTCTGTCCGGTGACGAATTCAGCATTCCCACCTACGGTGTGCTGGCGCAGGATGGCAGCCTCTATGAAGGGGCTGACGAACCAGACCTGGACAAGGCCAAAGCACTGCGCATCTATCATTCGATGATTGTCACCCGGGTGCTTGACGAGCGCATGCTGGCGGCTCAGCGGCAGGGGCGCCTGAGCTTCTATATGCAATGCACTGGGGAGGAAGCCGCCGTGATCGGCAGCGCCGCGGCGCTGGATGATGACGATATGATCATGGCGCAGTATCGCGAGCAGGGTGCACTGGCGTATCGCGGGTTCACCTTCGACGAGTTCATGAACCAGTTGTTCGGCAACGAGATGGACTACGGCAAGGGCCGTCAGATGCCGATCCACTATGGCTCGCGCAAGCTCCATTACATGACCATTTCCTCGCCGCTGGCGACCCAGATCCCCCAGGCAACGGGCTATGCCTATGGCCAGAAACTGGCAGGAGAAGGGTTGTGCACCATCGTCTATTTCGGCGAGGGAGCGGCATCGGAAGGGGACTTCCACGCCGCCCTGAACATGGCTGCGGTGCACGAGGCTCCAGTGATCTTCTTCTGCCGTAACAATGGCTATGCGATTTCGACGCCTTCAGTGGAGCAGTTCGCCGCAGATGGTGTCGCACCGCGTGCCTTCGGTTATCGCATGCATGTGATCCGGGTGGACGGCAACGATATCCTCGCGGTGTATCGCGCCACCCAGCGAGCGAGAGAGCTGGCCGTCAAGGATAACAAGCCGGTATTGATCGAGGCCATGACGTATCGCCTTGCGGCGCACTCCTCATCGGATGACCCCTCCGGCTATCGCTCACGCAAGGAAGAAGAGGTCTGGCGTGACAAGGACCCGATTCGTCGCATGCGAAGCTGGTTGGAACACAAGGGATGGTGGGACGATGATCAGGAAAAATCGCTCCAGGAGCGGTTGCGCGCTGAGGTGCTGGAAACCATGAAACGTGCCGAGAAGCGTCCTCCTCCGCCTCTCGATAGCCTGGTGACGGATGTTTACGCCGATGTCACTCCGGCATTGCAGCGTCAGTTGGACCAGCTCAAGTGGCATATCCGCCGTCACCCCGAGGCGTATCCGCGAGGAGCTCGGTCGCTGGACCCGGTATTGGCTTCAGCCGATAACACCGATGACCAGGGAGGGGAGTGA
- a CDS encoding protein kinase domain-containing protein: MSQASLQQFYIPEEQSVYLLSQDDARKLREWVALCQAQLEQLGYRDIELIGKGAYGFVFAGVTATHQRYVFKFTRVTLPQHLQDRLEEEAFMLEQVEHPRVPRLVAYQRVRHQPILVMERAPGLNLEEVSLNEGRLSPRLVVRIADQLADILRVLRREHSTDSTDWRRPVVHGDIKPSNLVYDAASETVALIDWGSSVFAQLDAQLQFVHANVMELMSDNLQQTNARLGDVYFIGEDQLNGALSSPRFDEQGVAGTLYALASAQSCRFGHRAIPATSLGLPMEFARMLDRMLDPDPEVRLRAGDYFIREMPRMAKMVMLELPVATELPLVPVWSRSAARGIDTVVYSSRKSFLREEGVEETLNDVNDVQLDRYYRNFMQGMGETEKAFLAAVSRLGKYPVVGGLAVRWEADGVYIDSSLNLHDPERKPAFIAAVNNMVTLARAIHRQGIFKSCLFNARDTLHLEREGVDQPFLIAPTMRLAYEVSAVPELEDHSRLHSYFEDGPDPEEFLVLPEAIISSLEALNEIHHTGMIIFEALPSHLKIHHHYRLLDPSREREFRDRLEDILDAVRLIEGLGVSGFMKMPYKDTRFFPHVARQPDRYYPRDPRAWLVRHQAERGEDPG, translated from the coding sequence ATGTCTCAGGCTTCCCTGCAGCAGTTCTATATTCCCGAGGAGCAGTCAGTCTATCTGCTCAGCCAGGATGACGCTCGCAAGCTGCGTGAGTGGGTCGCGTTGTGTCAGGCTCAGCTCGAACAGCTTGGTTATCGCGATATCGAACTGATCGGCAAAGGGGCTTATGGCTTTGTGTTTGCTGGTGTTACCGCGACTCACCAGCGTTATGTGTTCAAGTTCACCCGAGTCACATTACCGCAGCATCTACAGGACCGTCTCGAGGAAGAGGCGTTCATGCTTGAGCAGGTCGAGCACCCGCGGGTACCTCGTCTCGTTGCTTACCAGCGTGTGCGACATCAGCCGATTCTGGTCATGGAGCGGGCGCCAGGCCTCAATCTCGAGGAAGTGTCCTTGAACGAGGGGCGTCTTTCTCCCCGTCTTGTGGTGCGAATTGCCGATCAGCTTGCCGATATTCTGCGCGTGCTGCGTCGCGAACACAGCACAGACAGCACTGATTGGCGTCGTCCGGTGGTGCATGGAGACATCAAGCCTTCCAATCTGGTGTACGACGCCGCCAGCGAGACAGTGGCACTGATCGACTGGGGCTCGTCGGTGTTCGCTCAGCTTGATGCACAACTTCAATTCGTGCACGCCAATGTCATGGAACTGATGTCGGACAACCTGCAGCAGACCAATGCGCGGCTCGGCGATGTCTACTTCATTGGCGAGGACCAACTCAACGGTGCTTTGTCATCGCCGCGTTTCGATGAGCAGGGAGTGGCAGGAACCCTCTATGCGCTGGCGTCCGCTCAGTCCTGCCGCTTTGGGCACCGGGCCATCCCGGCGACGTCGCTGGGTCTGCCGATGGAGTTTGCCCGCATGCTGGACCGCATGCTGGACCCCGATCCGGAGGTGCGACTCAGGGCCGGAGACTACTTCATCCGGGAAATGCCACGTATGGCGAAAATGGTGATGCTGGAGCTACCTGTGGCAACGGAGTTGCCGTTGGTACCGGTGTGGAGCCGTTCGGCAGCGCGTGGTATCGACACGGTCGTCTACAGCTCGCGCAAGTCCTTTCTACGCGAAGAGGGGGTGGAAGAGACCCTCAACGACGTCAATGATGTGCAGCTCGATCGCTACTATCGCAATTTCATGCAGGGCATGGGGGAAACAGAAAAGGCTTTTCTGGCTGCGGTGAGTCGTCTTGGCAAGTACCCGGTGGTTGGAGGCCTGGCGGTGCGCTGGGAGGCGGATGGCGTCTACATCGACTCGTCACTGAACCTGCACGATCCCGAGCGCAAGCCGGCTTTCATCGCTGCGGTCAACAATATGGTGACCCTGGCGCGGGCGATCCATCGTCAAGGAATATTCAAGAGCTGCCTGTTCAATGCGCGAGATACCTTGCACCTCGAGCGCGAGGGCGTGGATCAACCGTTTCTCATCGCCCCCACCATGCGTCTGGCCTATGAGGTCAGTGCTGTGCCAGAGCTGGAGGATCATTCCCGTCTACACAGTTACTTCGAAGATGGCCCTGATCCCGAGGAGTTTCTGGTACTGCCCGAGGCCATCATCAGCTCCCTGGAAGCTCTCAACGAGATTCACCATACCGGCATGATCATCTTCGAGGCGCTGCCCTCACACCTCAAGATTCATCACCACTATCGGCTTCTCGATCCCTCGCGAGAGCGAGAGTTTCGTGACCGGCTGGAAGATATTCTCGATGCAGTACGCTTGATCGAAGGTCTGGGCGTGTCGGGATTCATGAAGATGCCCTACAAGGACACCCGATTCTTCCCTCACGTGGCCCGGCAGCCGGACCGATACTACCCGCGCGACCCACGTGCCTGGTTGGTACGCCACCAGGCAGAACGCGGGGAAGATCCAGGCTGA
- a CDS encoding ABC transporter permease, translated as MSERHATGWIAPLCWALLLVAGCLLMRFLEVPLRIIEPDSRVVVFERVDLLVLLGRHLLVVMVAALLSVVIGVGAAIAVTRERGREFLPLVAQVASMGQTFPPVAVLALAVPVLGFGTVPIIVALMLYGLLPIVRNTLAGIEGIDPAVREAARGMGMTARQILWQVELPLASPVIVAGIRTSVTINIATAALGATVGASNLGEPIIAGIVNGNTAYIVQGAVLIALLALAVDSLFARLSPRQVG; from the coding sequence ATGAGTGAGCGTCACGCCACCGGTTGGATTGCGCCACTTTGTTGGGCGCTGTTGTTGGTCGCGGGCTGTTTACTGATGCGTTTCCTTGAGGTTCCTCTGCGCATCATAGAGCCGGATAGCCGTGTGGTGGTTTTCGAACGCGTTGACCTGCTTGTATTGCTGGGCCGGCACTTGCTGGTGGTGATGGTGGCAGCCTTGCTTTCGGTGGTGATCGGGGTTGGCGCTGCGATTGCTGTCACTCGTGAGCGCGGCCGGGAATTCCTGCCATTGGTGGCTCAGGTGGCTTCCATGGGGCAGACCTTTCCACCGGTTGCTGTACTCGCTTTGGCAGTACCGGTACTGGGATTCGGTACCGTACCGATTATTGTCGCCTTGATGCTTTACGGCTTGCTGCCCATTGTGCGCAACACCCTCGCCGGTATCGAGGGTATCGATCCGGCAGTAAGGGAAGCTGCCCGTGGCATGGGAATGACAGCGCGGCAGATTCTGTGGCAGGTAGAGCTGCCGTTGGCAAGCCCCGTGATCGTCGCGGGTATTCGTACTTCGGTCACCATCAACATTGCGACAGCCGCATTGGGAGCGACGGTTGGCGCGAGCAACCTGGGGGAGCCGATCATCGCCGGTATTGTCAACGGCAACACCGCTTACATCGTCCAGGGCGCAGTATTGATCGCCTTGCTGGCGCTGGCTGTCGACAGCCTGTTTGCGAGGCTATCTCCTCGGCAGGTGGGGTAA
- a CDS encoding ABC transporter ATP-binding protein, translating into MIELIGVSKRFGESTAVDEISLKVESGEFCCLVGTSGCGKSTTLRMINRLIEHSGGEIHIDQQPIRTFREEVLRRRIGYAIQSTGLFPHWTVARNIGLVPRLLKWSQAAIDARVEELMVLLRLDMDEFAGKYPHQLSGGQAQRVGVARALAADPDILLMDEPFGALDPITRENLQLELRDLQARLNKTIVFVTHDMDEALRLADHLVVMHEGRIVQQGHPLELLREPADDFVTSLLGGEDRGLKEASLLLVSERMTPLGVGGVARDRIVQTASLRDALSMMLWRRVERLAVVDDEDIPIGELSFRRLVGARGHE; encoded by the coding sequence ATGATCGAGTTGATTGGGGTATCGAAACGCTTTGGCGAGAGCACGGCTGTGGATGAGATTTCGCTGAAGGTGGAGAGTGGTGAATTCTGTTGTCTGGTGGGCACATCCGGCTGCGGAAAATCGACCACCTTGCGCATGATCAACCGGCTTATCGAACACAGTGGCGGCGAGATTCATATCGATCAACAGCCGATTCGGACCTTCCGAGAGGAAGTGCTGCGACGTCGGATCGGCTATGCCATTCAGAGCACAGGGCTGTTTCCGCACTGGACGGTGGCGCGCAATATCGGTCTGGTGCCACGTTTGCTCAAGTGGTCTCAGGCGGCCATCGATGCGCGTGTCGAGGAACTGATGGTGCTGCTGAGGCTGGATATGGACGAGTTCGCCGGAAAATACCCTCATCAATTATCTGGTGGTCAGGCGCAGCGTGTTGGTGTTGCACGAGCGCTGGCCGCGGACCCGGACATTCTGCTGATGGATGAGCCTTTCGGTGCGCTGGATCCGATCACTCGCGAGAACCTGCAACTCGAGTTGCGAGATCTTCAAGCTCGCCTGAACAAGACCATCGTTTTTGTGACCCATGATATGGACGAGGCGTTACGTCTCGCCGATCACCTGGTGGTCATGCACGAGGGGCGTATTGTGCAGCAGGGACATCCGCTGGAATTGCTGCGTGAGCCAGCTGACGATTTCGTGACTTCGCTGCTCGGCGGTGAAGATCGCGGTCTCAAGGAAGCGTCATTGTTGTTGGTCAGTGAGCGGATGACGCCACTCGGGGTTGGTGGCGTGGCTCGTGACCGTATTGTCCAGACGGCGTCGTTGCGCGATGCGTTGTCGATGATGTTATGGCGTCGAGTGGAGAGACTTGCGGTAGTGGATGATGAGGATATTCCCATCGGCGAGTTGAGTTTTCGGCGGTTGGTGGGAGCGCGTGGACATGAGTGA
- a CDS encoding ABC transporter permease, producing the protein MESQRSYPVLVTLMGLALIAWWWLPSVGVAPNRIVSGTPFTASQVAGWPMAMLAGLPLLLTVWGAMRMDHQRLAWLLGLVVLCLVGWPLWLLLAAVQLVDPQLPQARLAIGSGMWLALFLLLLALIELRTRMQLSAWRSWALFLLPVLVLAACIPAGLDRLALWQEFVGRRQDFFTAIGVHLLLVIATVALSLIVGVATALMVRRVPQLQRAVIATLNFLQTIPSLALFGLLLGPLAWLSNRYDWLDALGVSGIGWAPALLALVAYSLLPIVRNTLVALDGVDEGVIESARGMGMSRRQVFLQVRLPLAVPVILEGIRITTVQAIGLTAVAALIGAGGLGRFVFQGLGQAAMDLVLLGALPIVIMAVAADALLAGVTRKLQPELQPEIQTEIQPQPELKTQSQTQLKPERQPESGE; encoded by the coding sequence ATGGAAAGCCAACGTAGTTACCCCGTATTGGTAACCCTGATGGGGTTGGCACTGATCGCCTGGTGGTGGTTGCCCAGTGTTGGTGTCGCCCCCAACCGCATTGTTTCCGGAACCCCCTTTACGGCATCACAGGTGGCGGGCTGGCCCATGGCCATGCTTGCCGGCCTGCCGTTGCTCCTGACCGTCTGGGGCGCGATGCGCATGGATCACCAGCGGCTTGCCTGGCTGCTTGGGTTGGTAGTGCTGTGTTTGGTCGGCTGGCCGCTGTGGCTGCTGTTGGCGGCGGTGCAGCTTGTTGATCCCCAGTTGCCCCAGGCGCGTCTGGCGATAGGGTCCGGGATGTGGCTGGCACTGTTCCTGCTGTTGCTGGCGCTGATTGAACTGCGTACCCGGATGCAATTGTCGGCATGGCGAAGTTGGGCGCTGTTTCTACTGCCGGTGTTGGTGCTTGCCGCCTGTATTCCGGCGGGGCTCGATCGGCTGGCGTTGTGGCAGGAATTCGTCGGGCGTCGTCAGGATTTTTTCACCGCGATTGGTGTGCATCTGCTGCTGGTGATTGCGACAGTGGCGTTGAGCCTGATTGTCGGGGTTGCTACCGCATTGATGGTCCGGCGGGTTCCTCAACTGCAACGTGCTGTTATCGCCACCCTTAATTTCCTGCAGACGATTCCCAGCCTGGCATTGTTTGGTTTGCTGCTGGGTCCCCTTGCCTGGTTATCCAATCGTTATGACTGGCTTGATGCGTTGGGCGTCAGCGGCATCGGTTGGGCTCCGGCATTGCTGGCATTGGTGGCCTATAGCTTGTTGCCGATAGTGCGGAATACCCTGGTGGCACTCGACGGCGTCGATGAGGGAGTAATTGAATCCGCGCGAGGAATGGGAATGAGTCGTCGGCAAGTTTTTCTCCAGGTGCGTCTGCCGCTGGCGGTGCCGGTAATACTTGAAGGTATTCGTATCACCACTGTGCAGGCGATTGGCCTTACCGCTGTTGCGGCCTTGATCGGTGCCGGTGGGCTGGGCAGGTTTGTGTTTCAAGGGTTGGGGCAGGCAGCGATGGACCTGGTGCTGCTGGGGGCCTTGCCGATCGTGATCATGGCAGTGGCTGCCGATGCACTATTGGCTGGAGTAACGAGAAAACTGCAACCAGAGCTTCAACCAGAAATACAAACAGAAATACAACCTCAGCCAGAACTGAAAACCCAGTCACAGACACAGCTGAAACCAGAACGACAGCCGGAGAGCGGTGAATGA
- a CDS encoding ribbon-helix-helix protein, CopG family: MPHLIRLSRELEERLDRLARHTGLNKNELIEQLISEGANVLDAELHHEGAGPRQAERSLDQLLRESGLGA; the protein is encoded by the coding sequence ATGCCTCATCTGATTCGTTTATCCCGGGAGCTCGAGGAACGGCTCGATCGACTTGCCAGACACACCGGACTCAACAAGAACGAGCTTATCGAGCAGCTGATTTCCGAAGGCGCCAACGTGCTTGATGCAGAGTTGCATCATGAAGGGGCCGGTCCTCGTCAGGCCGAACGTTCTCTGGATCAATTGTTGCGCGAAAGCGGTCTCGGCGCCTGA